Proteins found in one Paenibacillus borealis genomic segment:
- a CDS encoding phage tail assembly protein — MGTKNIEEAGAEVYTFARPVTFEGDTFESLSIDFDKLTGEDILICDRQYQVESARQSSGELIKETNKAYQAYIVAKAAGVHVGLIRALSAKDFTKLTLRAQSFLLL, encoded by the coding sequence ATGGGGACAAAGAATATAGAGGAGGCTGGCGCGGAAGTCTATACTTTCGCCCGGCCTGTAACATTTGAAGGCGATACTTTTGAGAGCTTGAGTATTGATTTCGACAAGCTGACAGGTGAAGACATTCTGATCTGTGACCGGCAGTATCAGGTAGAGTCGGCGCGGCAATCCAGCGGGGAATTGATTAAGGAGACCAATAAAGCCTATCAGGCTTATATTGTAGCAAAGGCTGCAGGTGTCCACGTTGGGCTGATCAGAGCACTTTCAGCTAAGGATTTTACAAAACTGACCTTGCGGGCACAAAGTTTTTTGCTGCTGTAG
- a CDS encoding phage major tail tube protein: MPKRSERVIDYSVYLNAVDYLGTATATLPEITYLVDTIKGGGIAGEMAAPSPGHTGAMSLALKWRTIEKAAASLLAPKIHTLDLRASIQTFDTATSEYREVPFKVTVRARPLGLTLGNLETAAVMDTTNNFSVNYLKVTLDGVQVLEIDKYNYIHKVYDVDYLAATKENLSL; encoded by the coding sequence ATGCCTAAAAGATCAGAAAGAGTTATTGATTATTCGGTGTACTTGAATGCAGTGGATTATTTGGGTACGGCAACCGCCACATTGCCGGAAATCACCTACCTGGTGGATACAATTAAAGGCGGCGGAATCGCCGGAGAAATGGCGGCGCCTTCTCCGGGACACACGGGAGCGATGAGTCTGGCCCTCAAGTGGCGCACCATTGAAAAGGCAGCGGCATCGCTTCTGGCACCGAAGATCCATACGCTGGATCTCCGGGCTTCGATCCAAACCTTTGACACGGCAACAAGTGAATACCGTGAGGTGCCTTTTAAGGTTACTGTCCGTGCAAGACCGCTTGGCTTAACGCTGGGGAATCTCGAGACTGCCGCAGTGATGGATACCACCAACAACTTTTCAGTGAATTATTTGAAGGTGACACTGGATGGCGTTCAGGTGCTGGAAATTGATAAATATAACTACATTCACAAAGTTTATGATGTAGATTACCTTGCTGCAACCAAAGAGAATCTTAGTCTATAA
- a CDS encoding phage tail sheath family protein encodes MAFKHGVTIIEQSTSVLAPTKATSGIPFAVGTAPVHLAAASVPVNTPVLVYSYAEAVAAFGYSEDWSKYTLSELIYSHFALYEKAPMILVNVLDPATHKTTVAPTAAAVTNRDAILQAEGVLLSTLLVKSSDGTSTYVSGKDYTAAFDENGHVMISTKPSGAIAANVNQLSVGYDKLNPEAVEAEDIIGGVTPSGEYTGFELVHQAYPRFGILPDLLLAPGWSHLSAVAAVMKAKAGNINGNFKAMALTDIDPSQSYTDAGTWKADNSYTAPLQVAAYPMLTLGDKKYHFSTQLAGLIAATDANNGGVPFVSPSNKSLQADGTVLSDGTSQFLGIDQASFLNSAGIVTALNLGTSGWKSWGNHTAAYPGATDPKDSFIPVRRMFNWIGNSLILTYMQKVDDPMNKRLVAAVTDSVNIWLNGLTASGALLGGRVDFNESENPVADLMAGKVTFHLHITPPGPAQEISFLLEYDTTYLAALVA; translated from the coding sequence ATGGCTTTTAAACATGGTGTAACTATTATTGAACAATCGACTTCAGTTCTGGCTCCAACAAAGGCAACAAGCGGTATTCCTTTTGCGGTAGGAACGGCTCCGGTTCATTTGGCTGCGGCATCTGTGCCGGTGAATACTCCGGTACTTGTATATAGTTACGCGGAAGCGGTGGCTGCCTTCGGGTACAGCGAGGACTGGTCAAAATATACACTGAGCGAATTAATCTATTCACATTTTGCGTTATATGAAAAAGCTCCAATGATTCTGGTCAACGTGCTTGATCCGGCCACACACAAGACAACGGTTGCTCCAACAGCGGCTGCTGTAACTAACCGGGATGCCATCCTGCAGGCGGAAGGGGTGCTGTTGTCCACACTCCTTGTCAAATCTTCAGACGGTACATCAACCTATGTATCCGGCAAGGATTATACGGCTGCATTTGATGAGAACGGTCATGTGATGATCTCAACAAAGCCGTCTGGTGCTATCGCGGCCAATGTTAATCAACTGTCCGTGGGTTATGACAAGCTGAATCCGGAAGCTGTAGAGGCTGAGGATATCATTGGGGGCGTGACCCCGTCCGGAGAATATACCGGTTTTGAACTGGTCCATCAAGCTTACCCGCGTTTTGGCATTCTTCCGGATCTGCTGCTTGCTCCCGGCTGGTCACATCTGTCTGCAGTCGCTGCGGTGATGAAGGCAAAAGCCGGAAATATCAACGGGAATTTCAAGGCGATGGCGCTGACGGACATTGATCCGTCCCAGTCCTATACAGATGCTGGCACATGGAAAGCGGATAACAGCTACACTGCTCCTCTTCAAGTTGCGGCTTACCCGATGCTGACTCTAGGGGATAAGAAATATCATTTCTCTACACAGCTCGCTGGACTTATCGCTGCGACAGATGCCAATAATGGCGGTGTTCCTTTTGTATCGCCGTCTAATAAATCTTTGCAGGCGGATGGGACTGTACTATCCGATGGGACAAGCCAGTTCCTGGGGATAGACCAGGCAAGCTTCCTTAACAGCGCAGGAATTGTAACGGCACTTAATCTTGGGACGAGCGGCTGGAAGAGCTGGGGGAATCATACTGCTGCCTACCCTGGTGCCACTGACCCCAAAGACAGCTTTATTCCGGTCCGCCGCATGTTTAACTGGATCGGCAACAGTCTGATTCTGACCTACATGCAAAAGGTGGATGATCCGATGAACAAGCGGCTGGTGGCTGCAGTCACAGATTCAGTGAATATTTGGCTGAACGGTCTGACGGCATCCGGAGCTCTGCTGGGCGGACGGGTAGACTTCAATGAGTCCGAGAATCCAGTGGCGGATCTGATGGCCGGCAAGGTTACCTTCCATCTGCACATCACACCGCCGGGACCGGCACAGGAGATTTCATTCCTGCTTGAATACGACACAACATACTTAGCTGCGCTGGTAGCGTAA
- a CDS encoding sigma factor-like helix-turn-helix DNA-binding protein codes for MDLEFIYSEFVQKLIPEYQISLKGVEQLYRSAEAEDKKVIAGMVSDCEYVIEWLSSGRRPGNKRGIERRAGYEREILLEPILMQNFTCHFNAVPSEGLTEDQRFQLEYVLGLLSRREKECYMLANGEGFSHVAIADMLQISAGSVSEYIQRAQKKISSVIDEYRSLI; via the coding sequence GTGGATCTGGAATTTATATATTCTGAATTTGTGCAAAAACTGATTCCAGAATATCAAATTTCATTAAAGGGTGTAGAACAACTTTACAGAAGTGCGGAGGCGGAAGACAAAAAGGTAATCGCCGGAATGGTCAGTGACTGCGAATATGTTATTGAGTGGCTGAGCAGTGGACGGCGGCCGGGCAACAAGCGGGGAATCGAACGGCGTGCGGGTTATGAGCGGGAAATTCTTTTGGAACCTATTCTTATGCAAAACTTCACCTGTCACTTCAATGCGGTCCCTTCTGAAGGACTCACAGAGGATCAACGTTTTCAATTGGAATATGTATTGGGGCTGTTGAGCAGGAGGGAGAAGGAGTGTTATATGCTTGCTAACGGTGAGGGGTTCTCGCATGTGGCTATCGCTGATATGCTCCAGATTTCGGCTGGCAGTGTAAGTGAATATATACAGCGGGCGCAAAAAAAGATCAGCTCCGTTATAGATGAGTATAGGTCCCTCATTTAA
- a CDS encoding helix-turn-helix domain-containing protein has translation MQRAEVLKRLIEETGLNTKAFSEKAGIPYTTLRSILMRGVGGASVDNVLKVCRALGITTEEMDRLAFGSSKEEAAPLLSELSEFEAFLNNPEHGLFFKDYLDAPDERKREMLTFWQFIKDLEKKKSDSSDDN, from the coding sequence GTGCAACGGGCTGAAGTCTTAAAGAGGCTAATCGAGGAAACAGGCCTGAACACGAAGGCTTTTTCAGAAAAAGCAGGAATTCCTTATACTACGCTTAGATCAATCTTGATGCGGGGGGTAGGAGGAGCTTCTGTCGATAATGTTCTTAAAGTTTGTCGGGCTTTAGGCATTACTACCGAAGAAATGGATCGTTTGGCCTTCGGATCAAGTAAAGAAGAGGCTGCTCCACTGCTTTCGGAACTGTCTGAATTTGAGGCTTTTTTAAATAATCCGGAGCATGGACTGTTTTTCAAGGATTACCTGGACGCCCCGGACGAACGTAAACGGGAAATGTTGACCTTTTGGCAATTTATTAAAGATCTCGAAAAGAAAAAATCAGACTCTTCGGACGACAACTAA
- a CDS encoding ImmA/IrrE family metallo-endopeptidase, with product MFIHYKKTHLEHFVEKLYINHSILKPEDITIQRLSTELDIHIDYAPVRSRAYESITGMRFVLLDNRITPMKQRFDFLHELCHMLRHAGNQMTLPVPFIKAQEEDAEKFVLYATMPFFMIQSFSLSGDYSTAIQQISNVFGVSREMAKVRFDQILRREYEGEMLPWRRGEYISHSFDQKNSEPSHALDEPVIFAYYDPHSTLDGPDQLIVCLDHATLSTQHEWIVPMEERFKEIEIDALKNLELESASRGDLICFDGQLTLQIHQLVYRHGLSKRNFVLQMRDIEQILEADQSTVRRFL from the coding sequence ATGTTTATTCATTATAAAAAAACACATCTTGAGCATTTCGTGGAAAAGCTCTACATAAACCATTCTATTCTTAAGCCGGAAGACATCACGATACAGAGGCTTTCGACTGAATTGGATATCCATATTGATTATGCTCCTGTCCGGAGCCGGGCTTATGAATCCATAACGGGTATGCGCTTTGTATTATTGGACAACCGTATTACCCCAATGAAGCAACGGTTCGATTTTCTGCATGAGTTATGTCACATGCTGAGGCACGCCGGCAACCAAATGACGCTGCCCGTTCCATTTATCAAGGCACAGGAGGAGGATGCTGAGAAGTTTGTTCTTTATGCCACCATGCCCTTTTTCATGATCCAATCCTTTAGCTTATCAGGAGATTACAGTACCGCCATTCAGCAAATTTCAAATGTTTTTGGGGTATCCAGGGAAATGGCAAAAGTACGCTTCGATCAAATTTTACGCCGTGAGTACGAGGGAGAGATGTTGCCGTGGAGGAGAGGAGAATATATTTCACATTCATTTGATCAAAAGAATTCGGAACCAAGTCATGCTTTAGATGAACCTGTAATCTTCGCTTACTACGATCCCCATAGCACACTGGATGGTCCGGATCAGCTTATTGTCTGTCTTGATCATGCAACATTGTCCACTCAGCATGAATGGATTGTCCCCATGGAGGAAAGGTTTAAGGAAATAGAGATAGATGCATTGAAGAATCTTGAACTTGAGTCTGCATCAAGAGGTGACTTAATCTGTTTTGATGGACAGCTTACCTTACAAATTCATCAGCTTGTGTATCGGCATGGATTATCTAAAAGGAATTTTGTATTGCAAATGAGGGATATTGAGCAGATTCTTGAAGCAGATCAAAGCACCGTACGAAGGTTTCTATGA
- the rpsI gene encoding 30S ribosomal protein S9, giving the protein MAQVQYYGTGRRKHSVARVRLVPGEGRIVINKREMDEYFGVETLKMIVRQPLNLTETLGNYDVIVLAHGGGISGQAGAIRHGISRALLKVDPEYRGALKKAGFLTRDPRMKERKKYGLKAARRAPQFSKR; this is encoded by the coding sequence ATGGCACAAGTACAATACTATGGGACAGGTCGTCGTAAACATTCGGTAGCACGTGTTCGCCTTGTACCGGGTGAAGGACGCATTGTCATTAACAAACGTGAGATGGACGAATATTTCGGTGTAGAAACACTGAAGATGATCGTAAGACAACCTTTGAACCTGACTGAAACTCTGGGCAACTACGATGTAATCGTTCTTGCACATGGTGGCGGCATTTCCGGTCAAGCTGGCGCAATCCGTCACGGGATCTCCCGTGCATTGCTCAAAGTAGACCCTGAATATCGCGGTGCGCTGAAGAAAGCCGGCTTCCTGACTCGTGACCCACGTATGAAGGAACGTAAGAAATACGGCCTCAAAGCCGCTCGTCGTGCTCCACAGTTCTCGAAACGTTAA
- the rplM gene encoding 50S ribosomal protein L13, which yields MRTTYMAKPNEVERNWHIIDAEGKTLGRLASEAAALIRGKHKPQFTPHVDTGDFVIVINAEKIHLTGKKMQNKKYYRHSMHPGGLKVTVAEDLIKTKPERMIEFAVHGMIPKTRQGDHMKLRLKVYAGAEHPHAAQKPEVYELRG from the coding sequence ATGCGTACCACCTATATGGCGAAGCCGAACGAAGTTGAACGCAATTGGCACATCATTGATGCCGAAGGCAAAACACTTGGCCGTTTGGCAAGCGAAGCCGCTGCTCTAATCCGTGGCAAACACAAACCGCAATTCACTCCACATGTTGATACTGGAGATTTCGTAATTGTTATCAACGCTGAGAAGATTCACCTGACCGGTAAGAAAATGCAAAACAAGAAATACTACCGTCACTCGATGCACCCAGGTGGTTTGAAAGTCACTGTTGCTGAAGACCTGATCAAAACCAAACCTGAGCGTATGATTGAATTCGCAGTTCACGGCATGATTCCTAAGACTCGTCAAGGGGATCACATGAAACTGAGACTCAAAGTATATGCAGGCGCTGAACATCCACATGCAGCACAAAAACCTGAAGTTTACGAACTTCGCGGATAA
- the truA gene encoding tRNA pseudouridine(38-40) synthase TruA, with product MRNLLMKVNYDGTHYDGFQTQPQGNTIQDKLEHAILHLTGETLKITGSGRTDAGVHAYGQPFNFITSSQIPLERWCLALNARLPQDIVVTEAWEVPLSFHSRRGAKRKTYRYTINGNRFPDPFQRRWQHHHPMRLDIPAMEQGLAGLLGTHDYTSFASRKSTKTSHVRTIFEARLEVDRSMCRPGSSDQGVIHTYITGSGFLQHMVRIIMGTLMQVGQGKISADRIPVILAACDRAAAGPTAVSKGLALWSVEYDENEN from the coding sequence ATGCGCAATCTATTGATGAAAGTCAATTATGACGGTACCCATTATGATGGCTTTCAGACCCAGCCTCAGGGCAATACGATTCAGGACAAGCTGGAGCATGCCATTCTTCATCTGACCGGTGAGACGCTCAAGATAACGGGCTCAGGACGGACAGATGCGGGTGTGCACGCTTATGGCCAACCTTTTAATTTCATAACCTCATCCCAGATCCCACTGGAACGCTGGTGTCTGGCTCTGAACGCCAGGCTTCCGCAGGATATCGTGGTTACCGAGGCCTGGGAGGTTCCGCTCTCTTTCCACTCCCGTAGAGGAGCGAAGCGTAAAACCTACCGGTACACGATCAATGGCAACCGGTTCCCGGACCCGTTCCAGCGGCGCTGGCAGCATCATCATCCGATGAGGCTGGATATTCCGGCGATGGAGCAGGGGTTGGCAGGACTGCTGGGTACCCATGACTACACTTCATTTGCGTCCAGGAAGTCTACCAAGACTTCGCATGTACGCACGATATTTGAAGCACGTCTTGAGGTGGACCGCAGCATGTGCCGTCCCGGATCCTCCGATCAGGGAGTTATCCATACGTATATTACAGGCAGTGGCTTCCTGCAGCATATGGTACGCATAATTATGGGCACGCTGATGCAAGTGGGGCAAGGCAAGATCAGCGCGGATAGAATCCCTGTAATTCTTGCGGCATGTGACCGCGCGGCAGCTGGACCTACAGCTGTGTCAAAGGGTTTGGCACTCTGGAGTGTAGAATATGATGAGAATGAGAACTAA
- the rplQ gene encoding 50S ribosomal protein L17, with product MAYQKLGRDSSARKALFRDMVTDLFLYERIQTTEAKAKEVRSIAEKLITKAKKGDLHARRQVAAFVRRETVDGEQDAIQKLFSDIAPRYTERPGGYTRILKLGPRRGDAAPMVYLELVDRA from the coding sequence ATGGCATACCAAAAATTGGGCCGTGATTCCAGCGCGCGCAAAGCATTATTCCGCGATATGGTAACGGATCTGTTCCTATACGAACGCATCCAGACAACAGAAGCCAAAGCGAAGGAAGTTCGTTCCATCGCTGAGAAACTGATCACAAAAGCGAAAAAGGGCGATCTTCATGCTCGCCGTCAAGTAGCAGCATTTGTTCGTCGTGAGACTGTAGACGGTGAACAAGATGCAATCCAAAAATTGTTCTCTGATATTGCTCCTCGTTACACAGAGCGTCCAGGCGGATACACTCGTATCCTGAAGCTGGGACCTCGCCGTGGCGATGCTGCGCCTATGGTTTATCTTGAACTGGTAGACCGCGCGTAG